A single genomic interval of Oceanithermus profundus DSM 14977 harbors:
- a CDS encoding V-type ATP synthase subunit E, whose protein sequence is MSKLETILQEEVLAEIQQLMAKAEEEAAAIVAEAKEKAEALVAAQQRKLETRKQAELHRAESAAELAVTTARVEAKGEVIATIYREVQGRLEELPQNPEYPTLLERLAEEAVAAVGEAEAIVVHPDDVPRLKGWAEGKGLAVQADDAVRLGVVAVAKGGKTRVANTLPDRLERAWEVLSAKVSQVLWA, encoded by the coding sequence ATGTCTAAACTAGAAACGATCCTCCAGGAGGAGGTGCTGGCCGAGATCCAGCAGCTGATGGCCAAGGCCGAGGAAGAGGCGGCGGCGATCGTCGCCGAGGCCAAGGAGAAGGCCGAGGCGCTGGTAGCGGCGCAGCAGCGCAAGCTCGAGACGCGCAAACAGGCCGAGCTGCACCGCGCCGAGAGCGCGGCGGAGCTGGCGGTCACCACGGCCCGCGTCGAGGCCAAGGGTGAGGTCATCGCCACGATCTACCGTGAGGTGCAGGGCCGCCTCGAAGAGCTCCCCCAGAACCCGGAGTACCCGACGCTGCTCGAGCGCCTGGCCGAGGAGGCCGTGGCCGCGGTGGGCGAGGCCGAGGCCATCGTCGTCCACCCCGACGACGTCCCCCGGCTCAAGGGCTGGGCCGAGGGCAAGGGGCTGGCGGTGCAGGCCGACGACGCCGTGCGCCTGGGCGTCGTGGCCGTGGCCAAGGGCGGCAAGACCCGGGTGGCGAACACGCTGCCCGACCGGCTGGAGCGCGCGTGGGAGGTTCTTTCCGCCAAGGTCTCGCAGGTTCTGTGGGCATGA
- a CDS encoding F0F1 ATP synthase subunit C: MKKVLTALGMMVLGALAMAAENTAGGDGGVSRGLIGLGIGLAVGLGALGTGVAQARIGAAGVGAVAEKPGMFGTALIFLLLPETLVIFGLVIAFILLGRL, encoded by the coding sequence ATGAAGAAAGTTCTAACTGCACTGGGGATGATGGTTCTGGGCGCTCTGGCGATGGCTGCGGAGAACACCGCCGGCGGTGACGGCGGCGTCAGCAGGGGCCTGATCGGCCTGGGTATCGGCCTCGCGGTCGGCCTGGGCGCGCTCGGCACCGGCGTGGCGCAGGCCCGCATCGGTGCGGCGGGCGTCGGAGCCGTGGCCGAGAAGCCCGGGATGTTCGGTACCGCGCTGATCTTCCTGCTGCTGCCGGAAACCCTGGTCATCTTCGGTCTCGTGATCGCGTTCATCTTGCTCGGCAGGCTCTAG
- a CDS encoding V-type ATP synthase subunit I encodes MIAPMEKLIVAGPKRRVHELLGELQRIGVVQIDALRTEELPEYAYSPEEEDAAKRWQRVVQGAEHALALLGSAPEATRPFEGGLAAAESELEPLVHRADVLTREAEKLREEIDLIDLYQQPVETLAEMAHGLDTSRWLAVLPFLLEKESELEVAAEALGEALEDRYVLAHQPLDGRVAALAVVLQGDLETARGALSRKGIGELRLTGPFAGLSLGEARVRMRERAKLAPEELENVHSALTRLRKEAEAPLRSLWTRAMDEAARLRALLDIAAGRFGFALFGWIPARLKGKVEEALAAHKEHVVYTLEPADEHHEADRVPVTLENGPMVKPFQMLIEFLNIPKYGTWDPTWVVAVFFPFWFGMIVGDLGYALLFMLIARLLSGLVKQKKPLVIEFFGIHMKPPVVKDLVFVLNAMIFWTVVWGFIYGEFFGNFLEHLGVFYVPGHNEGLIPIAIPRADTAATATMMILIAIAFGVFQVFHGLGVRAWLSLRHGHMKHFWEATGYLGGLVGLIVFAYTFLTGASGGGYNLVMYAGFAVFLLGIVMSRVVLMIAELPTQGGHILSYIRIYAVGVAGAIMANLATDLGFSLAEKLGILGVLVGLVVGLLTHLTILALTMMGHILQPIRLVWVEFFTKFGFYEESGRPYRPFKSVRNDAGTAS; translated from the coding sequence GTGATCGCACCCATGGAGAAGCTGATCGTCGCCGGCCCCAAGCGCCGGGTGCACGAGCTTCTCGGGGAGCTGCAGCGCATCGGGGTGGTGCAGATCGACGCGCTCCGCACCGAAGAGCTGCCGGAGTACGCCTACAGTCCCGAGGAAGAGGACGCGGCCAAGCGCTGGCAGCGCGTGGTCCAGGGGGCGGAGCACGCCCTCGCGCTGCTCGGCTCGGCGCCGGAGGCCACCCGCCCCTTCGAGGGAGGGCTGGCCGCGGCCGAGTCGGAGCTCGAGCCCCTGGTCCACCGCGCCGACGTGCTCACGCGCGAAGCCGAGAAGCTGCGTGAAGAGATCGACCTCATCGACCTCTACCAGCAGCCGGTCGAGACGCTGGCGGAGATGGCCCACGGCCTCGACACCAGCCGGTGGCTGGCGGTGCTGCCCTTCCTCCTCGAGAAGGAGTCCGAGCTGGAAGTGGCCGCCGAAGCCCTCGGCGAGGCGCTGGAAGACCGCTACGTGCTCGCCCACCAGCCGCTCGACGGCCGGGTCGCGGCGCTCGCGGTCGTCCTCCAGGGCGACCTGGAGACGGCGCGGGGCGCCCTTTCCCGCAAGGGCATCGGCGAGCTGCGCCTGACCGGTCCGTTCGCCGGCCTCTCGCTCGGCGAGGCGCGGGTGCGCATGCGCGAGCGCGCCAAGCTGGCGCCCGAGGAGCTCGAAAACGTGCACTCGGCGCTGACCCGGCTGCGCAAGGAGGCGGAGGCCCCGCTGCGCTCCCTCTGGACCCGGGCGATGGACGAAGCCGCACGCCTGCGCGCGCTGCTCGACATCGCCGCCGGCCGCTTCGGCTTTGCGCTCTTCGGCTGGATCCCCGCGCGGCTCAAGGGCAAGGTGGAAGAGGCGCTGGCGGCCCACAAGGAGCACGTCGTCTACACCCTCGAACCCGCCGACGAGCACCACGAGGCCGACCGGGTTCCGGTCACCCTCGAGAACGGCCCCATGGTCAAGCCCTTCCAGATGCTCATCGAGTTCCTGAACATCCCCAAGTACGGCACCTGGGACCCGACCTGGGTTGTGGCCGTCTTCTTCCCCTTCTGGTTCGGGATGATCGTGGGCGACCTGGGCTACGCCCTGCTCTTCATGCTGATCGCGCGGCTGCTCTCCGGGTTGGTCAAACAGAAGAAGCCGCTCGTCATCGAGTTCTTCGGCATTCACATGAAGCCCCCGGTGGTCAAGGACCTGGTCTTCGTCCTCAACGCCATGATCTTCTGGACCGTCGTCTGGGGCTTCATCTACGGTGAGTTCTTCGGCAACTTCCTCGAACACCTGGGCGTCTTCTACGTGCCGGGCCACAACGAGGGCCTGATTCCCATCGCCATTCCCAGGGCCGACACCGCGGCGACGGCCACGATGATGATCCTGATCGCCATCGCCTTCGGGGTCTTCCAGGTCTTCCACGGCCTGGGCGTGCGCGCCTGGCTGAGCCTGCGCCACGGCCACATGAAGCACTTCTGGGAGGCGACGGGCTACCTGGGCGGGCTCGTGGGCCTGATCGTCTTCGCCTACACCTTCCTCACCGGAGCCAGCGGGGGCGGGTACAACCTGGTCATGTACGCCGGCTTCGCGGTCTTCCTGCTGGGCATCGTGATGTCGCGGGTGGTCCTGATGATCGCCGAGCTGCCCACCCAGGGCGGGCACATCCTCAGCTACATCCGTATCTACGCCGTCGGCGTGGCCGGGGCGATCATGGCCAACCTGGCCACCGACCTGGGCTTCTCCCTGGCCGAAAAGCTGGGGATCCTCGGGGTCCTGGTCGGCCTGGTCGTGGGTCTGCTGACGCACCTCACGATCCTGGCGCTGACGATGATGGGGCACATCCTGCAGCCCATCCGTTTGGTTTGGGTCGAGTTCTTCACCAAGTTCGGTTTCTACGAGGAGTCGGGGCGGCCGTACCGCCCGTTCAAGTCCGTCCGTAACGATGCAGGCACTGCATCTTAG
- a CDS encoding V-type ATPase subunit subunit G family protein: MQGLGLVKSLAERERELAQKLEEAQKTAEAKLAEARAEAERILRQAEEEVERLAAEYSEQIEAEVRRIEEEARRKAEAEAQKVKAAAEGKLKGAVEAVLEEVLP, translated from the coding sequence ATGCAAGGCCTAGGACTGGTAAAGAGTCTCGCCGAGCGGGAGCGCGAGTTGGCGCAAAAACTCGAGGAGGCGCAGAAGACCGCAGAGGCCAAACTGGCCGAAGCCCGGGCGGAAGCCGAACGCATCCTCAGGCAGGCCGAAGAGGAAGTCGAACGGCTCGCCGCCGAATACAGCGAACAAATCGAAGCCGAGGTGCGGCGGATCGAAGAGGAGGCCCGCCGCAAGGCCGAGGCGGAGGCCCAGAAGGTCAAGGCGGCCGCGGAAGGCAAGCTCAAAGGGGCCGTGGAAGCGGTCCTCGAGGAGGTCCTTCCGTGA
- a CDS encoding class I SAM-dependent rRNA methyltransferase, whose product MKVVLSPRGAARVLARHPWVWQSDVKSLPETPGIHPVYGPRGLLGWALTNPRSLIQVRVFHFGPTDDPLAALWANLERALAFRREAYEAEPEGGFRLVHAEGDLLPGLVVDGYARHLVVQAHAAAWEPLLGELTLRLEAALKPAGILAKHDAPLREREGLERYLRTLAGRVPEAVEVREGAVRYRVRLQGGQKTGAFLDQRDNRLRLEAYLEGRGYARALDVFAYQGLFALHMARHVAEVEAVDSSAAALEAARENAALNGLENLRFTEANAFDLLRERQRAGERYDVVVLDPPAFAARKADRERALAAYKEVNLRALKLLAPGGLLVTASCSHHVSEADFYAMLASAAADAHRIVRVREQRGQGWDHPVLLTVPETRYLKLALMEVLE is encoded by the coding sequence GTGAAGGTCGTGCTCTCCCCCCGCGGCGCCGCCCGCGTCCTCGCCCGCCACCCCTGGGTCTGGCAGAGCGACGTGAAAAGCCTCCCCGAGACCCCCGGCATCCACCCCGTCTACGGGCCCCGGGGGCTGTTGGGCTGGGCCCTGACCAACCCCCGCTCGCTGATCCAGGTGCGCGTCTTCCACTTCGGACCCACGGACGACCCGCTCGCCGCCCTGTGGGCCAACCTCGAGCGCGCCCTGGCCTTTCGCCGGGAAGCCTACGAAGCCGAGCCCGAGGGGGGCTTCCGCCTCGTGCACGCCGAAGGCGACCTGCTGCCCGGCCTGGTCGTGGACGGCTACGCCCGCCACCTCGTGGTGCAGGCGCACGCCGCCGCCTGGGAGCCGCTCCTCGGCGAGTTGACGCTGCGGCTCGAGGCGGCCCTGAAGCCCGCGGGCATCCTGGCCAAGCACGACGCGCCGCTGCGCGAGCGCGAGGGGCTGGAGCGCTACCTGCGCACCCTCGCCGGGCGCGTGCCCGAGGCCGTGGAGGTGCGCGAGGGGGCCGTGCGCTACCGCGTCCGCCTCCAGGGCGGGCAGAAGACCGGAGCCTTCCTGGACCAGCGCGACAACCGCCTGCGCCTCGAGGCCTACCTGGAGGGCCGCGGCTACGCGCGGGCCCTGGACGTCTTTGCCTACCAGGGGCTCTTCGCCCTGCACATGGCGCGCCACGTCGCCGAGGTGGAGGCGGTGGACAGCTCCGCCGCGGCGCTGGAGGCGGCCCGGGAAAACGCGGCCCTGAACGGGCTCGAAAACCTTCGCTTCACCGAGGCCAACGCCTTCGACCTGCTGCGCGAGCGCCAGCGCGCCGGGGAGCGCTACGACGTGGTCGTCCTCGACCCGCCCGCGTTCGCGGCCCGCAAAGCCGACCGCGAGCGCGCCCTGGCGGCGTACAAGGAAGTGAACCTGCGGGCGTTGAAGCTGCTCGCACCGGGCGGGCTGCTGGTCACGGCCTCCTGCAGCCACCACGTCTCCGAGGCCGACTTCTACGCCATGCTCGCCTCGGCGGCCGCCGACGCCCACCGGATCGTGCGCGTCCGCGAGCAGCGCGGGCAGGGCTGGGACCACCCCGTCTTGCTCACCGTTCCCGAGACCCGGTACCTTAAGCTGGCCTTGATGGAGGTGCTCGAGTGA
- a CDS encoding DUF3248 domain-containing protein encodes MNEREESRAEPLPDELQRKLGELGEYLVWRIGTNEAEDVLIVRVGLASNTPRFNELPTLRNVGERKIEELVKEGRVRVEWVE; translated from the coding sequence GTGAACGAACGCGAAGAGTCCCGGGCCGAGCCGCTGCCCGACGAGCTCCAGCGCAAGCTGGGCGAGCTGGGGGAGTACCTGGTCTGGCGCATCGGCACCAACGAGGCCGAGGACGTGCTGATCGTGCGTGTGGGCCTGGCCTCGAACACCCCGCGGTTCAACGAGCTCCCCACCCTGCGCAACGTCGGCGAACGCAAGATCGAGGAGCTGGTCAAGGAAGGCCGGGTCCGGGTGGAGTGGGTGGAGTAG
- a CDS encoding DUF3809 family protein, whose protein sequence is MELERDVAFCLAAADPAAAQALLERPQEALGRLAVFRDLELSGDELRGALVAPFALLGEVRFPFRARFTTRGETAVLEPLDPGADDLAAELSGRARREGSQVCYRARVRLRVRLPEGEKWGGRAFKKMAEAAFARTLERTLADVNRGAHGGLLD, encoded by the coding sequence ATGGAGCTCGAGCGCGACGTCGCCTTCTGCCTCGCCGCCGCTGATCCCGCGGCCGCGCAGGCGCTGCTGGAGCGTCCGCAGGAGGCGTTGGGGCGGCTGGCGGTCTTTCGCGACCTCGAGCTCTCGGGCGACGAGCTGCGGGGCGCGCTCGTCGCCCCCTTTGCGCTGCTGGGCGAGGTGCGCTTCCCCTTCCGCGCGCGCTTCACGACCCGCGGGGAGACGGCCGTGCTCGAACCCCTCGACCCCGGTGCGGACGATCTCGCCGCCGAGCTCTCGGGGCGCGCCCGGCGGGAGGGTTCGCAGGTCTGCTACCGCGCCCGGGTGCGGCTACGGGTGCGCCTTCCCGAAGGGGAAAAGTGGGGCGGCCGCGCGTTCAAGAAGATGGCCGAAGCGGCCTTCGCGCGAACCCTCGAACGCACCCTCGCGGACGTAAACCGTGGCGCGCACGGCGGTTTGTTAGACTGA
- a CDS encoding metal-dependent hydrolase, with protein MAKVTFLGHAAVLLEGRETTLVIDPFLTGNPVATVGPEALQADLVVLTHAHGDHWGDTLALAGKGATVVSTYEIAVYAEKHGAQAFAMNIGGRYAFPGGWLKFYPAWHSSSFPDGTYGGMPMGVVVELDGKKIYHAGDTALFSDMRLIGEEGLDLALLPIGDTFTMGPDDALTALELLKPKKVVPIHYNTFPVIEQDGEAFVARARTLGVEGAALKPGEAIEV; from the coding sequence ATGGCCAAAGTCACGTTCCTGGGACATGCTGCGGTTCTGCTGGAGGGTCGGGAGACCACGCTGGTGATCGACCCCTTCCTCACCGGCAACCCCGTCGCCACCGTGGGGCCGGAGGCGCTGCAAGCGGACCTGGTCGTCCTTACGCACGCCCACGGCGACCACTGGGGCGACACCCTGGCCCTGGCCGGCAAGGGCGCGACCGTGGTATCGACCTACGAGATCGCCGTCTACGCCGAGAAGCACGGCGCCCAGGCCTTCGCCATGAACATCGGCGGACGCTACGCCTTCCCCGGCGGCTGGCTCAAGTTCTACCCCGCGTGGCACTCGAGCTCGTTCCCCGACGGCACCTACGGCGGCATGCCGATGGGCGTCGTCGTCGAGCTGGACGGCAAGAAGATCTACCACGCCGGCGACACCGCGCTCTTCAGCGACATGCGGCTAATCGGCGAGGAAGGCCTCGACCTGGCCCTCCTGCCCATCGGCGACACCTTCACCATGGGCCCCGACGACGCCCTGACGGCGCTCGAGCTGCTGAAGCCCAAGAAGGTCGTCCCCATCCACTACAACACCTTCCCGGTGATCGAACAGGACGGCGAGGCCTTCGTCGCCCGCGCCCGGACGCTCGGCGTCGAGGGCGCGGCCCTGAAACCCGGAGAGGCGATCGAAGTCTAG
- a CDS encoding serine/threonine-protein kinase encodes MSLRSLRREDFRLELLLGLGKTAQVYLARAPDGTEVALKLPRKEVREDERLAQMFAQEVRLSMGLKHPHLLRGLAGKPFGEGAFVALEYMPDGTLDTLLRQGPLDRELALNLLTQLLEALIYLHGRGIVHQDIKPANVFMKGEVAKLGDFGVARTQDNPNPFERAGSPFYMAPEIFQGHAATPASDAYSLGVLAYELLTGKRPFYGDSYEALMAAHLTKAPPRLPAELDLHPKLVQRIRGLLTKDPARRTHLESLRRTLGGYYTVEAAPERPQKNPRGFRFLGWLRRKKR; translated from the coding sequence ATGAGTCTGCGTAGCCTGCGCCGCGAGGACTTCCGGCTCGAGCTGCTGCTCGGCCTCGGCAAGACGGCGCAGGTCTACCTGGCCCGCGCCCCCGACGGCACCGAGGTGGCGCTCAAGCTGCCCCGCAAGGAGGTGCGCGAGGACGAACGCCTGGCGCAGATGTTCGCCCAGGAGGTTCGGCTCTCGATGGGCCTCAAGCACCCCCACCTGCTGCGCGGGCTCGCGGGCAAGCCGTTCGGCGAGGGCGCCTTCGTGGCGCTCGAGTACATGCCCGACGGCACCCTCGACACCTTGCTGCGGCAGGGGCCGCTCGATCGGGAGCTGGCGCTGAACCTGCTGACGCAGCTGCTCGAAGCCCTGATCTACCTTCACGGTCGCGGCATCGTCCACCAGGACATCAAGCCCGCCAACGTCTTCATGAAGGGGGAGGTCGCCAAGCTCGGCGACTTCGGGGTCGCCCGCACCCAGGACAACCCCAACCCCTTCGAACGCGCCGGCAGCCCCTTCTACATGGCGCCCGAGATCTTCCAGGGGCACGCGGCGACCCCCGCCTCGGACGCCTACTCGTTGGGCGTCCTCGCCTACGAGCTGCTCACCGGCAAGCGCCCCTTCTACGGCGACAGCTACGAGGCGCTGATGGCCGCCCACCTCACCAAGGCCCCGCCGCGCCTGCCCGCCGAACTCGACCTGCACCCCAAGCTGGTCCAGCGCATCCGCGGGCTGCTGACCAAGGACCCCGCCCGCCGCACCCACCTGGAAAGCCTCCGGCGCACCCTCGGGGGTTACTACACCGTCGAGGCGGCCCCCGAACGTCCGCAGAAGAACCCGCGCGGGTTCCGTTTTCTCGGTTGGTTGAGGAGGAAGAAGCGATGA
- a CDS encoding AMP-binding protein, which translates to MKPVWTPSEAYTRGSHLERLMQRLELPDYDALYAFSVEHPDAFWKATLEQIGLEWFEPYEDYVDLSRGVMWPEWFPGGKLNLAHNATTRHATGERARQLALIWEGENGAVVRLTYRELDRQVAQAASALRELGVGRGDRVGLFLPMLPETAVAFLAVARIGAIAIPIFSGYGAEATATRLADAGAKLLVTADGFLRRGRVVPMKPVADEALQRAPSVEKVLVVRRVDGGYAMKEGRDLWWDEAVARQPGDAPTEAMGSMDPFMLIYTSGTTGRPKGTVHYHAGFPLKAAQDMAHLFDLRPGELMFWFTDMGWMMGPWAILGSLLLGSTVFLYEGAPDYPGPDRLWQMVARHGITHLGISPTLIRALIPHGEEPVKKHDLSSLRVLGSTGEPWNPEPYQWFFQNVGGGRCPIVNYSGGTEVSGGILGCTVYKPIAEASFNTPAPGIKAAVLNDEGEPVVGQVGELAVLAPWPGMTKGFWNDPERYERTYWSRFKDVWVHGDWALVDEEGYWFILGRSDDTLKIAGKRVGPAELESAAIRHPAVQEAGAVGVPHEVKGEVPVLFVVLRPEFEGSEALAAEIAEKVAEVLGKPMRPAAVHFVSDLPKTRNAKVMRRLLKAAYLGESTGDTSALVNPEVLDEVRKLKK; encoded by the coding sequence ATGAAGCCCGTCTGGACCCCCAGCGAAGCCTACACCCGAGGCAGCCACCTCGAGCGCTTGATGCAGCGGCTCGAGCTGCCCGACTACGACGCCCTCTACGCCTTCAGCGTCGAACACCCCGACGCCTTCTGGAAGGCGACGCTCGAGCAGATAGGCCTCGAGTGGTTCGAACCCTACGAGGACTACGTCGACCTCAGCCGCGGGGTGATGTGGCCCGAGTGGTTCCCCGGCGGCAAGCTGAACCTGGCCCACAACGCCACCACCCGCCACGCCACCGGCGAGCGGGCGCGCCAGCTGGCGCTGATCTGGGAAGGCGAGAACGGCGCGGTGGTGCGCCTCACCTACCGCGAGCTCGACCGCCAGGTGGCCCAGGCCGCCTCCGCCCTGCGCGAGCTGGGCGTGGGCCGCGGCGACCGGGTGGGCCTGTTCCTGCCCATGCTGCCCGAGACCGCGGTGGCCTTTCTGGCCGTCGCGCGCATCGGCGCGATCGCCATCCCTATCTTCTCGGGCTACGGCGCCGAGGCCACGGCCACCCGCCTGGCCGACGCCGGCGCCAAGCTGCTGGTGACCGCCGACGGCTTCTTGCGCCGCGGCCGGGTCGTGCCCATGAAGCCCGTGGCCGACGAGGCGCTCCAGCGCGCCCCCAGCGTCGAGAAGGTGCTGGTGGTGCGGCGGGTGGACGGCGGCTACGCCATGAAAGAAGGCCGCGACCTCTGGTGGGACGAGGCGGTGGCCCGCCAGCCGGGGGACGCCCCCACCGAGGCGATGGGGAGCATGGACCCCTTCATGCTCATCTACACCTCGGGCACCACCGGCCGGCCCAAGGGCACGGTCCACTACCACGCCGGCTTCCCCCTCAAGGCGGCGCAGGACATGGCCCACCTTTTCGACCTGCGCCCCGGCGAACTGATGTTCTGGTTCACCGACATGGGCTGGATGATGGGCCCCTGGGCCATCCTGGGCAGCCTCCTGCTCGGCTCCACCGTCTTCCTCTACGAGGGCGCGCCCGACTACCCCGGCCCCGACCGGCTGTGGCAGATGGTGGCGCGCCACGGCATCACCCACCTGGGCATCTCCCCCACCCTGATCCGCGCCCTCATCCCCCACGGCGAGGAGCCGGTGAAGAAGCACGACCTCTCCTCGCTGCGCGTCCTCGGCTCCACCGGCGAGCCCTGGAACCCCGAGCCCTACCAGTGGTTCTTCCAAAACGTGGGCGGCGGGCGCTGCCCCATCGTCAACTACTCCGGCGGCACCGAGGTCTCCGGCGGCATCCTCGGCTGCACGGTCTACAAGCCCATCGCCGAGGCCTCGTTCAACACCCCCGCCCCCGGCATCAAGGCGGCGGTACTCAACGACGAAGGAGAACCGGTGGTCGGTCAGGTGGGCGAGCTGGCGGTGCTCGCGCCCTGGCCGGGGATGACCAAGGGCTTCTGGAACGACCCGGAGCGCTACGAGCGCACCTACTGGAGCCGCTTCAAGGACGTCTGGGTCCACGGCGACTGGGCGTTGGTGGACGAGGAGGGCTACTGGTTCATCCTCGGCCGCAGCGACGACACCCTCAAGATCGCGGGCAAGCGCGTGGGTCCGGCGGAGCTCGAGTCGGCGGCGATCCGCCACCCGGCGGTCCAGGAGGCCGGCGCGGTGGGCGTGCCCCACGAGGTCAAGGGCGAGGTGCCGGTGCTCTTCGTGGTGCTGCGCCCCGAGTTCGAAGGCTCGGAAGCGCTGGCCGCCGAGATCGCCGAGAAGGTGGCCGAAGTGCTGGGCAAGCCCATGAGGCCGGCGGCGGTCCACTTCGTCAGCGACCTGCCCAAGACCCGCAACGCCAAGGTGATGCGCCGCCTCCTCAAAGCCGCCTACCTGGGCGAGAGCACCGGCGACACCTCGGCGCTCGTCAACCCCGAGGTGCTGGACGAGGTGCGCAAGCTGAAGAAGTGA
- a CDS encoding GIY-YIG nuclease family protein, with product MSVLAHGTPQKSGAYVLELAIEAPLELAFGRFQGGRVFRLAPGRVYYVGSALAGRLPSRLLRHATRAGGPPHRMRGELLAYFQALGWAVRPPARKTLHWHADHLMESPAELAAVYLFYGGTRREAFLEDALRALGAEPLAPGLGAGDRPGGSHVLWSPEPLNVS from the coding sequence GTGAGCGTCCTCGCCCACGGCACGCCGCAAAAGAGCGGGGCCTACGTGCTCGAGCTGGCGATCGAGGCCCCGCTCGAGCTCGCCTTCGGCCGCTTCCAGGGCGGCCGGGTCTTCCGGCTGGCGCCCGGCCGGGTCTACTACGTGGGCTCGGCCCTTGCGGGGCGGCTGCCCAGCCGCCTGCTGCGCCACGCCACCCGCGCCGGCGGCCCGCCCCACCGGATGCGGGGCGAGCTGCTCGCGTACTTCCAGGCCCTGGGCTGGGCCGTGCGCCCCCCCGCGCGCAAGACGCTCCACTGGCACGCCGACCACCTGATGGAAAGCCCCGCGGAGCTTGCGGCGGTCTACCTCTTCTACGGCGGCACGCGGCGCGAGGCCTTTCTGGAAGACGCGCTGCGCGCCCTCGGGGCCGAGCCCCTGGCCCCCGGTCTGGGCGCGGGCGACCGCCCCGGCGGCAGCCACGTGCTCTGGAGCCCCGAACCTTTGAACGTATCGTGA
- a CDS encoding PLP-dependent aminotransferase family protein, which yields MSVFRYAGRTARMENPIIRQLLKLGQREGVISLAGGIPAAETFPISEIAEGAQRALARWGSGALQYSPTEGLAPLRAYIARRRGVAPEQVLVTSGSQQGLDLIGRVFLDEGDAVLVERPTYMGALQAWNVYDARYREVPTDAEGLVPEALPEDQVKLAYVLPNFQNPTGSLLPEARRGAVVAWARERSVLVVEDDPYGHLYFDAAPPASLQSRWPEGVLYLGTFSKIVAPGLRMGYVIGPEEVIHALAQAKQAADLHSQAYGQAILAELAEAGVIERQEARTRELYRQRAERMLKLLEAHMPAGVRWVPPHGGMFVWLTLPEGVDTLALFERAVEAGVAYVPGPVFAANGGLENALRLTFVSVPEAQMEEGVRRLAAVLEAALAARA from the coding sequence GTGTCCGTGTTTCGTTACGCCGGCCGTACGGCCCGCATGGAAAACCCGATCATCCGACAGCTGCTCAAGCTGGGGCAGCGTGAGGGCGTGATCTCGCTCGCGGGGGGGATTCCCGCAGCCGAGACCTTTCCGATCTCCGAGATCGCCGAGGGCGCGCAAAGGGCGCTGGCGCGCTGGGGGAGCGGCGCGCTCCAGTACAGCCCCACCGAGGGGCTCGCGCCGCTGCGCGCGTACATCGCCCGCCGGCGCGGGGTCGCGCCCGAGCAGGTGCTCGTCACCTCGGGCTCGCAGCAGGGGCTCGACCTGATCGGCCGCGTCTTCCTCGACGAGGGCGACGCGGTGCTGGTGGAGCGCCCCACCTACATGGGCGCTTTGCAGGCCTGGAACGTCTACGACGCCCGTTACCGCGAGGTGCCCACCGACGCCGAAGGGCTGGTGCCGGAGGCGCTTCCCGAGGATCAGGTGAAGCTCGCCTACGTCCTGCCCAACTTCCAGAACCCCACGGGCAGCCTCCTGCCCGAGGCGCGCCGCGGGGCGGTGGTGGCCTGGGCCAGGGAGCGCAGCGTGCTCGTGGTGGAGGACGATCCCTACGGCCACCTCTACTTCGACGCCGCGCCGCCGGCGAGCCTGCAGAGCCGCTGGCCTGAAGGCGTGCTCTACCTGGGCACGTTTTCCAAGATCGTCGCCCCCGGCTTGCGCATGGGCTACGTCATCGGCCCGGAAGAGGTGATCCATGCCCTTGCCCAGGCCAAGCAGGCGGCCGACCTGCACAGCCAGGCCTACGGCCAGGCCATCCTGGCCGAGCTCGCCGAAGCGGGCGTGATCGAGCGGCAGGAGGCGCGCACCCGCGAGCTCTACCGCCAGCGCGCCGAACGCATGCTGAAGCTGCTCGAGGCCCACATGCCCGCGGGCGTTCGCTGGGTCCCGCCGCATGGGGGCATGTTCGTCTGGCTTACGCTGCCCGAAGGGGTGGACACCCTGGCGCTCTTCGAGCGCGCGGTCGAGGCGGGCGTGGCCTACGTACCCGGCCCCGTCTTCGCGGCAAACGGCGGTTTGGAAAACGCGCTGCGCCTCACCTTCGTGAGCGTGCCCGAGGCGCAGATGGAGGAGGGCGTGCGCCGGCTCGCGGCTGTGCTGGAAGCGGCGCTGGCGGCCCGGGCCTGA